A genomic window from Ananas comosus cultivar F153 linkage group 22, ASM154086v1, whole genome shotgun sequence includes:
- the LOC109726920 gene encoding serine/arginine-rich splicing factor SR45a-like: MADSPRKRYSRSPSPYRGRSRSRSLSRGRSPSRSRSPIPRSRTRSRSGSRGRAEAVNTGNTLYVTGLSSRVTERDLEDHFTKEGKVVGCHLVVEPRTRASRGFAFVTMDTIEDAERCIKYLNQSVLEGRYITVEKKTLLKLCAANQDDEFIDFNLKSLQLDEWTALVGLPCITSTKHSKFPT, encoded by the exons ATG GCGGATTCCCCCCGGAAGAG GTACTCGCGCTCCCCATCTCCTTATAGGGGTCGCTCTAGATCAAGATCGCTGTCCAGGGGCCGGTCTCCGTCAAGGTCGCGGTCTCCCATTCCTAGATCTCGGACACGGTCTCGATCTGGAAGTCGTGGCAG GGCTGAGGCTGTGAATACTGGAAATACTCTCTATGTAACTGGTCTCTCCTCCAGAGTTACAGAAAGAGACCTTGAAGATCACTTTACGAAGGAAGGAAAG GTTGTTGGATGCCATCTTGTTGTTGAACCCCGTACACGAGCTTCCCGCGGCTTTGCATTTGTGACTATGGACACCATTGAAGATGCGGAACGATGCATCAAATATCTCAACCAGTCTGTGTTGGAAGGCCGATATATCACTGTTGAAAAA AAGACATTGCTCAAGCTATGTGCAGCAAATCAAGATGATGAGTTCATCGATTTCAACTTAAAGTCATTACAGCTTGATGAATGGACAGCCCTAGTCGGTTTACCATGCATCACATCAACTAAACATAGCAAATTTCCAACTTAA
- the LOC109727114 gene encoding zinc finger protein ZAT5-like, whose amino-acid sequence MESPESPAAKSVAKRKRSKRLRPVPAAAASSASSSSAEFSSGCTATAADDDDMAANCLILLAQGRCDSPAAAAADDNDVVEIRPPELQLPLPPARQGGDRQNEKFGGSRRFTAGFYVYECKTCSKCFPSFQALGGHRASHKKPRLSSASAEAAESKKEERGGGAVLSLDLNLPAPSDDVDGRVAAFAESQFQQQQQQQQLFSASSALVDCHY is encoded by the coding sequence ATGGAATCGCCGGAGAGCCCCGCCGCCAAGTCGGTCGCCAAGCGCAAGCGGAGCAAGCGGCTGCGGCCCGTCCCGGCCGCAGCGGCCTCAtcggcctcctcctcctccgccgaaTTCTCCTCTGGGtgcaccgccaccgccgccgacgacgacgacatgGCGGCCAATTGCCTCATCCTCCTCGCCCAAGGCCGCTGCGATTCTcctgccgcagccgccgccgacGACAACGACGTCGTCGAAATCCGACCCCCGGAATTGcagctgccgctgccgccggcGAGGCAAGGAGGCGACCGGCAGAATGAGAAATTCGGGGGCAGCCGGAGGTTCACAGCCGGGTTCTACGTCTACGAGTGCAAGACGTGCAGCAAGTGCTTCCCGTCGTTCCAGGCGCTCGGCGGCCACCGCGCCAGCCACAAGAAGCCGAGGCTGTCGAGCGcgtcggcggaggcggcggaatcgaagaaggaggagaggggTGGTGGTGCAGTTCTGTCGTTGGATCTCAACCTCCCCGCCCCCTCCGACGACGTCGACGGACGCGTCGCCGCGTTCGCAGAGTCACAgtttcagcagcagcagcagcagcagcagctcttCTCGGCCTCCTCGGCTTTGGTAGATTGTCATTattaa